In Carya illinoinensis cultivar Pawnee chromosome 9, C.illinoinensisPawnee_v1, whole genome shotgun sequence, the following are encoded in one genomic region:
- the LOC122276077 gene encoding protein SMG7L, translating to MSTNSPVPSTEQKEKQGVLTVVGNLEKQLWALIYTKSLLHSDVQDLYRKVRSSYEKIILNDREHVEVQDVEYSLWKLHYKHIDEFRKIIKKCSADGESKNLVTQNASSVQIIDDKHIAGFKSFLSQATEFYQNLILKIRKCYSLPEDSYKKGAMSTSVTPKKVQKCQFLCHRFLVCLGDLARYREQYEKCDIQERNWSVAASHYLEATMIWPDSGNPHNQLAVLATYVGDEFLALYHCVRSLAVEEPFPDAWDNLILLMERNRSSHLNSLCGEAHFDFLKPSERSNFQTKSQSNADFLNCNILKAEHSRSVDTELWSLLVRTMSFFFLKSSFEELPCAFASAMRELDALMALDDTKLKAALESYWCLDSARTGPFRALQVASILIFIIENLIHGPQVKRSKDKNDMEHIARTQFAIAAALVFMGRLVDRCLKATQSYLCPLLPAVLVFVEWLLGMLDEAEVYGVDEKCRSAMCYFFGVFIELLKQLNVKRGEAMSPDGTPLWEDYELRGFAPVARAHMSLYFSTPWEHIDSFESGAEFRACRITNAAMKIAERSNDSGKWILYDKLGRQFYSGESSEFPERKELEKVESPSTDLKFKEPNQHVYMATKECGEQILKASPSNPCVNGKSVATDEEEVILFKPLSRYNSVPLYTSVDMNDQMSPKGSRYKNVSSDECLPRAMSLLIEQTKAENDPLAFYADIYSSRCKKSFEHQEPHVKDTSAHPLLGIPISAGPPSLSAWVLNRGSLSNDREKTGNISKHGWKPIVEMASTTLAGLSIGEDEGSVNNSEPKSTFINLSSPTYLPPVPSAPLLPDDAVWFSSIQSNFADCRTSAGWSKANDYHGALQVSSTSSWVATHEPRGFMDNYPPTRRMTSSEWLRQYREKHNLEQANVLPVQYHAQENASKFDVFDQWGNPTSYNPSLYMASPQIPPALPLVYGADELKREKLFPGYQRPSPLGCGAVTDLRIEPHPLLQYLKEREWRLQQDPSLGGPTYMGN from the exons ATGTCTACTAATTCACCAGTTCCATCGACTGAACAGAAAGAAAAGCAGGGCGTTCTCACTGTG GTTGGTAACTTAGAAAAACAGTTGTGGGCATTGATTTACACCAAAAGTCTATTGCACTCTGATGTTCAAGACCTGTATCGAAAAGTCCGTTCCAGTTACGAGAAAATCATTCTAAATGATCGTGAACATGTGGAAGTTCAAGATGTTGAATATTCTTTGTGGAAACTACACTATAAGCATATTGATGAGTTTCGTAAGATAATAAAGAAATGTTCTGCTGATGGAGAGAGCAAAAACTTGGTGACACAAAATGCCAGTAGTGTGCAGATAATTGATGACAAACATATAGCTGGATTCAAGTCATTTCTTTCTCAAGCAACTGAGTTTTACCAAAATTTGATATTGAAAATCAGAAAATGTTATAGCCTCCCCGAAGACTCTTACAAAAAAGGTGCCATGTCTACTTCTGTCACACCAAAGAAGGTGCAGAAATGCCAATTTTTATGCCATCGATTTTTAGTTTGTCTAGGGGATCTTGCTAGATACCGAGAGCAATATGAAAAATGTGATATTCAAGAACGTAACTGGTCAGTTGCAGCTTCCCACTACCTGGAAGCAACAATGATTTGGCCAGATAGTGGAAACCCCCATAATCAG TTGGCGGTATTGGCTACATATGTCGGTGATGAGTTCCTTGCTTTGTACCACTGTGTAAGGAGTTTAGCTGTTGAAGAACCTTTCCCTGATGCCTGGGATAACTTAATTTTACTCATGGAGAGG AACAGGTCGTCTCATTTGAATTCCCTTTGTGGAGAGGCCCACTTTGATTTCTTAAAACCTTCTGAAAGGAGCAACTTCCAGACAAAATCACAATCAAATGCTGATTTCTTAAATTGCAATATTTTGAAAGCTGAACACAGTCGCTCTGTGGACACAGAATTATGGTCTCTTCTTGTCAGAACTATGAGTTTCTTTTTCCTAAAATCCAG TTTTGAGGAATTACCTTGTGCCTTTGCATCTGCTATGAGAGAGTTGGATGCTTTAATGGCACTAGATGATACAAAACTAAAGGCTGCATTGGAATCTTACTGGTGTTTGGATTCAGCTAGAACTGGCCCTTTTCGAGCCCTGCAAGTTGCTTCTATACTCATCTTTATTATAGAGAACCTAATTCATGGTCCACAAGTAAAAAGgtcaaaagataaaaatgatatGGAACACATTGCCCGGACACAATTTGCAATTGCAGCAGCATTAGTTTTCATGGGACGCCTTGTTGATAGATGCCTGAAGGCTACCCAATCGTATCTTTGCCCCCTTTTACCAGCTGTGCTTGTATTTGTGGAGTGGCTGCTGGGCATGCTTGATGAAGCAGAAGTGTATGGGGTTGATGAAAAATGTAGAAGCGCCATGTGTTACTTTTTTGGTGTGTTTATTGAACTTCTAAAGCAGCTCAATGTTAAACGTGGCGAAGCCATGTCTCCAGATGGTACTCCTCTGTGGGAAGACTATGAATTGAGAGGCTTTGCACCAGTTGCACGTGCACATATGTCATTGTACTTTTCAACTCCTTGGGAACACATAGACAGCTTTGAAAGTGGAGCTGAATTCCGTGCTTGCCGCATCACTAATGCTGCAATGAAGATTGCAGAAAGATCAAATGATTCTGGTAAGTGGATTCTGTATGATAAATTAGGAAGACAATTCTACAGTGGAGAGTCAAGTGAATTTCCGGAGAGAAAAGAATTGGAAAAAGTAGAGTCCCCCAGTACTGATCTTAAATTCAAAGAGCCCAACCAGCATGTTTACATGGCTACAAAAGAATGTGGGGAACAGATCCTGAAGGCAAGTCCAAGTAACCCTTGTGTGAATGGTAAATCTGTTGCCACTGATGAAGAAGAAGTTATTCTTTTCAAACCTCTCTCAAGATATAACTCAGTGCCACTTTACACTTCCGTTGACATGAACGATCAAATGTCTCCAAAAGGTTCAAGGTATAAAAATGTATCATCTGATGAATGCTTGCCCCGAGCTATGTCACTACTTATTGAGCAAACCAAGGCCGAGAATGATCCTTTGGCTTTCTATGCTGACATCTATAGTTCCCGGTGCAAGAAGTCATTTGAGCATCAGGAGCCTCACGTGAAGGATACATCAGCACATCCGTTGTTAGGAATCCCAATCTCTGCTGGGCCTCCCTCACTAAGTGCTTGGGTACTCAATAGGGGAAGTTTGAGCAATGATAGAGAGAAGACAGGTAATATTAGCAAACACGGCTGGAAGCCTATCGTAGAAATGGCTTCTACAACCTTGGCTGGTCTCTCCATAGGTGAAGATGAGGGTTCTGTGAATAATTCTGAGCCCAAATCTACATTCATCAATTTGTCATCTCCTACATACTTACCTCCAGTGCCTTCTGCTCCTTTATTACCTGATGATGCTGTTTGGTTTAGTAGCATTCAATCTAACTTTGCTGACTGCAGAACCTCTGCAGGCTGGAGCAAAGCAAATGATTATCATGGTGCATTGCAGGTATCAAGCACTTCAAGTTGGGTTGCTACTCATGAGCCTCGTGGTTTCATGGATAATTACCCACCAACACGTCGAATGACTTCTTCTGAATGGCTTCGCCAGTACAGAGAAAAACACAATCTTGAGCAAGCCAATGTATTGCCGGTTCAGTATCATGCTCAGGAGAACGCTTCTAAGTTTGATGTTTTTGATCAGTGGGGAAATCCTACGTCTTATAACCCAAGTTTATACATGGCGAGCCCACAAATTCCTCCGGCTCTTCCTCTTGTTTATGGTGCAGATGAACTCAAAAGGGAGAAGCTCTTTCCTGGTTACCAAAGACCTAGCCCCTTGGGGTGTGGTGCTGTGACAGACCTCAGAATTGAGCCACATCCACTTTTGCAGTATCTCAAAGAGAGAGAATGGCGACTCCAGCAAGATCCTTCCCTGGGAGGCCCTACATatatgggaaattaa